Genomic window (Pseudomonas sp. L5B5):
TCGCGGTGGGCGCGGCCGATGGCTTCGCTGTAGACCTCGTCGAGCCAGTAGTTGGCGGTGACCTTGCCCGACACGTTGAGGATCAGCCCACCCAGGGAATAACCCTGGTTGGCATTGGCCTGTACCCGCCAGTCCTGGCGGTCGAGGTACTCGTTCATCGAGGCCGCCACCTCCACCAGGGTCTTGCGATCGCGGCGCAAGCGTCCATGCTGTTCGCGGTAGACGATGTAGGCACGCAGCGAGAGGAAGTGCCCAGCGTCCATCAGCACCCGTTCGACCCGGTCCTGGATCTGTTCCACGTGCAGCCGCGGACAGCCTTCCAGATGGGCCAGGACCGCCGCCAGAAGGCCTTCGCTCTCGGCTTCGGCGTACTCGCCGGTAGCCTTGCCGGCAGCGATCAGCGCCTGGCGGATCTTGTCCGCGTCAAACGCCACCAGGCTGCCATCGCGCTTGTGCAGCCGGTTGTGCCCCACTTCGATCAGTGTGCTGTGCATTCATCCTCCTGGCACTACATATAGATGTTTTAAATATTGAAAACACAATATGCAGTGATCTTACGAAGCATAAGGAGGATTGCCCTTGATCGTGATCAAGTATTTTCCGGGTTGGTTTATCTCTGGCTCAAGGCCCTTCCGTAGCCGCCGCCCCGCACCGCGAGGCTGCGTACGAGGCCGCAGGACTCGCCAGGCCGGCAACGCGATTCTGCAGGTGCTGCGAGGTGTCAGGCTTGACGGCCCTGCGGGCCGGTCGCAGCCTCGCTGCGCTTGGCAGCGGCTACAAGACATTTGCCACCTGTAGCCGCCGCCCCGCACCCCGAGGCTGCGTACGTGGCGCGTCAACCCCCGCTCATGTTCATGAAACGCACCAGTTGCACCGCGCCTTGCGGGTCGAAGTCATGGCGCAGCGGCTTGCGCCGCAACGCCTGTTGCAGGGCGTCGATCAGCGGCGCGTCGTCCAGCGGATAACGGCGCAGCAGGCCACGCAAGTCCAGCGAGTCGTCCTGGCCCAGGCACAGCAACAGCTTGCCTTCGACGGTCAGGCGGACCCGGTTGCAGGTGGCGCAGAAGTTATGGCTGTTGGGTGAAATGAAACCGATGCGGGTTCGCGGATGCTCCACCAGACGCAGGTAGCGCGCCGGTCCGCCGCTGTTCTCGGCGCTGTCGAGCAAGGCATGGCGGCTGGCGATCACGCGGCGCACCTGGTCGCTGGAACAGAACGCCTCGCCCCGCGAGCGCCCCACCTCGCCCAGGGGCATTTCCTCGATGAAGGTGATGTCGATGCCCTGGTCGATGGCGTACTGCACCAGCGCCGGTACCTCATCGAAATTGCGCCCCTGCATTACCACGCAGTTGAGCTTGATCCCCTCGAACCCGGCCTCGCGCGCCGCCTCGATACCACGCAGCACCTGGTCCAGGTCACCGTTGCGGGTGATGGCCCGGAAGCGCTGGCCGTCCAGGCTGTCCAGGCTGATGTTCAGCCGGCGCACCCCGGCGTCGGCCAGCGGCCGGGCCAGGCGCTGCAACTGCGTGCCGTTGGTGGTCATCACCAGTTCGCGCAGCCCTGGCAAGGCAGCGATCTGCCGGCACAGCCCGACGATTCCCGGACGCACCAGCGGCTCGCCGCCGGTCAGGCGGATCTTGCGCACGCCCTGGCCGACGAACAGCGTGGCCAGGCGCAGCAATTCCTCCAGGGTCAGCACCTGCTGGCGCGGCAGGAAGGTCATGTCGCTGGCCATGCAGTAGACACAACGCAAATCGCAGCGATCGGTCACCGACAGGCGCAGGTAGTCGATCTGCCGCCCGAAGCCGTCCTGCATCAGCTTGCCCATGGTCCTGCTCCTATTGCACCAGCGGCGAATCGGCACCCTGCAGGCGAATGCCGCGGATATCCGCGGCGCCGACCAGGGTCTGCAGGTACTGCACCACCGCCTTCTGCCACACCCCTTGCTGCAGTTGGGTGCGGATCGCCGTGGCCACCGCCTCGTAAGGCAAGGGCTGGCCCTCGATGCGCTGGTCGACGCTCAGCACGTGCCAGCCATAACGACTTTCCAGTGGCTTGGCCGACAACCCCGGGGCCAGGGTGAACAACTGGCGCTCCAGCTCAGGCACGGTCTGGCCCTTGCTGATCTGCCCCAGCTCGCCCCCCTGTTCCTTGGACGGGCAGGCCGAATACTTGCGCGCCAGTTCTGCGAACTGCTCGGGGAACTGCGCCAGTCTTTCGCAGAGGATCTGCGCCTGGTCCAACGCCTGGCTGCGCGCCTGGGCATCGTCCGGGGCACATTCGAGCAGGATGTGGCGCACGGCCAGCAGCGGCGCGCTGTGAAAGCGTCCACGGTTGCTGGTGAAGTAGCGCTGGCAGCTGGCCTCGTCGCACTCGGGCACCTGCACCTCATGTTCCAGCAGCAGGCGGGTGGCCGCCTCCTCCTGGTTCTCGCCGGCACCGAGCCGGGCCTGCAGGCCCAGCTCGGCGATCCGCTGCTGCAACAGCTCGCGGATCACCAGGGCCCTGGCGGCCATGAACACCGCCTCCTGGCGGTCGGCCGCCGGGTGATATTGCAGCTCCTGGGCCATGGCCTGGGGCTCGATCAGGGTGCCATTGACACTGACCACCGGCCATTCCTGCTCACTGCTGGCAATCAGCTGCGGTGTGATCTCCACCGCCAGCTCCGGGTCCTGGCTAGCCGCCTGGGGCGGGTGCACCGCCGAGGAGGAACAGCCGCCATTACCACCACCATTACCGCCACATCCGCATCCACTGGTCATGGTCGCCTCCTCAGGCTTTCTGCCGCACGATTTGATAACGCCGCCCCAGGTACCACACCGGCGCACTGACGATGTGCACCAGGCGGGTGAAGGGGAACAGCACGAACAGGGTCAGGCCCAGCAGCACATGCAGCTTGTACACCAGGCTCACCGGGGCGATGGCCGCCGCCGCTTCCACCGGCCGCAGCAGCACGGTGTGCTGTGCCCAGTCGGCGAGCATCACCATCACCGAACCGTCCATGTGTCCGGTGGAGGCGACGATGGTCAGCAAGCCCAGCACCAATTGGGCCAGCAGCACCAGCAGGATCAGGATGTCCGAAGGGCTGGAAGTCGCCCGCACCCGCGGATCGCTCAGGCGCCGCTTGATCAGCAGCACCAGGCCCAGCAGGCACAGGAGGCCGAAGAAGCCGCCGGAGACCATCGCCAGCAACTGCTTGTGCTCGGTGCTGATCACATGGTGATAGACCGAGGCCGGGGTCAGCAGGCCGACGAAATGCCCAGCCAGGACGAACAGCACGCCGATGTGAAACAGGTTGCTCGCCAGCCGCATGCCACGGCTGGAGAGCATCTGGCTGGAGCCGGCCTTCCAGGTGTACTGGGACAGGTCGAACCGCGCCCAGCTGCCCAGCAGGCAGATCGCCAGGGCCACATAGGGGTACACCCCGAACAGCAACAGGTTCCACTTAGACATTACCCACCTCCCCGGCCGGCTTGCGGGCCAGCCCTTGATCCTGAAAATCCACCCAGTGCAGCGGCACCGCGCTTTCCTCCCGGGGCTTGCCCGGCGCACTGGCCTGCCCGGCACAACGGTCCTGCTGTTCGGCCTGGAGAAAGTCCACCGCCTCTTCCTCCCAGATCTTGTCCAGGGCCTCCAGGGAATCGTCGCGCTGCTCCGCCGCCACCTGCTCGCGCAAGTCGGCCACGGCCTGGTGCGGTTCGGCGCCGGCAAT
Coding sequences:
- the moaA gene encoding GTP 3',8-cyclase MoaA, translating into MGKLMQDGFGRQIDYLRLSVTDRCDLRCVYCMASDMTFLPRQQVLTLEELLRLATLFVGQGVRKIRLTGGEPLVRPGIVGLCRQIAALPGLRELVMTTNGTQLQRLARPLADAGVRRLNISLDSLDGQRFRAITRNGDLDQVLRGIEAAREAGFEGIKLNCVVMQGRNFDEVPALVQYAIDQGIDITFIEEMPLGEVGRSRGEAFCSSDQVRRVIASRHALLDSAENSGGPARYLRLVEHPRTRIGFISPNSHNFCATCNRVRLTVEGKLLLCLGQDDSLDLRGLLRRYPLDDAPLIDALQQALRRKPLRHDFDPQGAVQLVRFMNMSGG
- a CDS encoding peptidylprolyl isomerase, producing the protein MTSGCGCGGNGGGNGGCSSSAVHPPQAASQDPELAVEITPQLIASSEQEWPVVSVNGTLIEPQAMAQELQYHPAADRQEAVFMAARALVIRELLQQRIAELGLQARLGAGENQEEAATRLLLEHEVQVPECDEASCQRYFTSNRGRFHSAPLLAVRHILLECAPDDAQARSQALDQAQILCERLAQFPEQFAELARKYSACPSKEQGGELGQISKGQTVPELERQLFTLAPGLSAKPLESRYGWHVLSVDQRIEGQPLPYEAVATAIRTQLQQGVWQKAVVQYLQTLVGAADIRGIRLQGADSPLVQ
- the narI gene encoding respiratory nitrate reductase subunit gamma, translated to MSKWNLLLFGVYPYVALAICLLGSWARFDLSQYTWKAGSSQMLSSRGMRLASNLFHIGVLFVLAGHFVGLLTPASVYHHVISTEHKQLLAMVSGGFFGLLCLLGLVLLIKRRLSDPRVRATSSPSDILILLVLLAQLVLGLLTIVASTGHMDGSVMVMLADWAQHTVLLRPVEAAAAIAPVSLVYKLHVLLGLTLFVLFPFTRLVHIVSAPVWYLGRRYQIVRQKA